In Fluviispira sanaruensis, a genomic segment contains:
- a CDS encoding type II secretion system F family protein: protein MPLYSYKGQYAKTGKKVKAFIEAESPRDARIKLKKQGIYIIEMKVDNRANAAEGSTSFITKLNRKPPKPEDLALATKQFAILLRSAVDINDALRAVSEQVENEELKAIYIRIRELVSEGKSLSDAHRTYPKVFSSIYINMIAAAEKAGALPLVMQRLSEFINYQIEIRRKIVGALTYPAFMIVVAILVTIFLFVKIMPEMIKSFTAIKVTLPWYTVIMNDLSNFLQAWWLPFLIIFILIGFALFSWSKTEKGKYKIDLFLYTAPIISPLIQKVTVSRFSKTLSTVLSSGVRIVEALQLTRKVVGNSVMEKALDEAIVKVQDGDKLATALERTGRFPTMVIHMLRTGEKTGQLEDMLFNISEVYDEDVNNQVEITTKLLGPIIMVFMAGMVFLMVMSVMGPMLEAMNGLH from the coding sequence ATGCCCTTGTATTCTTACAAAGGTCAATATGCAAAAACAGGAAAAAAAGTAAAAGCTTTTATTGAAGCTGAATCTCCACGTGATGCAAGGATCAAATTAAAAAAACAAGGCATTTATATAATAGAAATGAAGGTGGACAATCGCGCCAATGCTGCTGAAGGAAGCACAAGTTTTATAACAAAACTGAATCGTAAACCACCTAAACCTGAAGATCTTGCGCTTGCCACAAAACAATTTGCAATTTTATTACGCTCTGCTGTTGACATAAATGACGCTCTCAGAGCTGTTTCCGAGCAAGTCGAAAACGAAGAATTAAAAGCTATTTATATTCGTATCCGAGAACTTGTATCAGAAGGAAAATCCCTTTCCGATGCTCACAGAACATATCCAAAAGTTTTTAGTTCTATTTATATAAATATGATTGCAGCTGCAGAAAAAGCAGGAGCACTTCCGCTTGTGATGCAGCGCTTATCCGAATTTATTAATTATCAAATAGAAATTAGAAGAAAAATTGTCGGAGCATTAACTTATCCTGCGTTTATGATCGTCGTTGCAATCTTAGTGACTATTTTCTTATTTGTAAAAATTATGCCCGAAATGATAAAGTCTTTTACTGCGATTAAAGTTACGTTACCTTGGTACACCGTGATTATGAATGACTTATCAAATTTTCTCCAAGCTTGGTGGTTACCTTTTCTCATTATTTTTATCTTAATTGGTTTTGCCCTCTTTTCTTGGTCAAAAACTGAAAAAGGTAAATATAAAATTGATTTATTTTTATACACAGCACCCATTATCAGCCCTCTGATTCAAAAAGTAACAGTCTCACGTTTTTCAAAAACCCTTTCCACAGTTTTATCCAGTGGTGTTCGTATTGTTGAAGCTCTTCAACTCACACGCAAAGTTGTTGGTAACAGTGTCATGGAAAAAGCGCTTGATGAGGCCATAGTTAAAGTGCAAGATGGAGATAAACTTGCCACGGCTCTTGAAAGAACAGGGCGCTTTCCAACAATGGTTATTCATATGTTACGTACAGGCGAAAAAACCGGACAGTTAGAAGATATGTTATTTAATATCTCAGAGGTCTACGATGAAGATGTAAATAATCAAGTTGAAATCACTACAAAATTACTTGGACCAATCATTATGGTTTTTATGGCAGGAATGGTATTTTTAATGGTGATGTCCGTCATGGGTCCCATGCTCGAAGCTATGAATGGGTTGCATTAG
- a CDS encoding GspE/PulE family protein yields the protein MPTKPFEKENIVNLDDILSKITLKKSVEEYPELLNKNKTFEDILIEKFRITQKQIDEALIEQATNNIHIGDILVENDVLQETDKAKALAIFLNLEFQEHFPYNEINPKIIRNLNISFCLQHMILPIAEDDLNVTVAVSNPLDTISIDDLRVILNKNIKRIVAPRDFIEGAINNVFERQELADQGKGLTADDDIGGIEGLDVAHNLLQDNEEAPVRKEVTAIIRRSITEKASDIHIEPFEDRVSVRFRIDGRLREVRVIPKKYQSSVTTRIKILAKLNIAESRLPQDGRITLKVGTREIDVRVSTLPIKFGERIVLRILDKSGGMPDLDDIGMPKMLLKNFKTIINQKHGIVLVTGPTGSGKTTTLASALMSINKPDVSIITVEDPVEIQLPGVSQVEVNEKAGLTFAAALRSILRQNPNIILIGEIRDSETAQIAVQASITGHLVLSTLHTNDTAASVTRLVDFGIEPFQITTAVVGILAVRLVRKVCQTCRVQTVHTAEELGLLGLSAKQTEGKVFYKAKENGCQACKSSGYSGRIGIYELLVFDEHIRNFVLKSSDGASLKRMCVQRGMKTLRDSAQERFLKGETTLEEALFATQTESDNEVL from the coding sequence ATGCCTACGAAGCCATTTGAAAAAGAAAACATTGTTAACTTAGATGATATTCTTTCTAAAATCACTTTAAAAAAGAGTGTTGAAGAGTATCCTGAACTTTTAAATAAAAATAAAACTTTTGAAGATATTTTAATCGAAAAATTTCGTATCACGCAAAAGCAAATAGATGAAGCACTTATAGAACAAGCGACAAATAATATTCATATTGGGGATATTTTAGTTGAAAATGATGTCTTACAAGAAACCGATAAAGCAAAAGCGCTTGCTATTTTTCTCAATTTAGAGTTTCAAGAACATTTTCCATATAACGAAATAAATCCAAAAATTATTCGAAATTTAAATATTAGTTTTTGTTTACAGCACATGATTTTACCGATTGCAGAAGACGACCTTAACGTAACAGTTGCAGTATCCAATCCTCTTGACACAATTAGCATTGATGATCTGAGAGTTATTTTAAATAAAAATATTAAAAGAATTGTAGCACCTCGTGATTTTATAGAAGGAGCTATTAACAATGTATTCGAACGCCAGGAACTTGCAGATCAGGGAAAAGGGCTGACAGCTGATGACGACATTGGTGGAATAGAAGGGCTTGATGTTGCGCACAATCTTTTGCAAGATAACGAAGAAGCACCTGTGCGTAAAGAAGTTACAGCTATCATTCGTCGTAGTATCACCGAAAAAGCATCGGATATTCACATAGAACCTTTTGAAGATCGTGTTTCCGTGCGCTTTCGTATTGATGGACGTCTGCGTGAAGTGAGAGTGATTCCCAAAAAATATCAGTCGAGTGTCACAACCCGTATTAAAATACTAGCAAAATTAAATATTGCAGAAAGCCGCTTACCTCAAGATGGACGTATCACTCTAAAGGTAGGAACTCGAGAAATCGATGTGCGCGTAAGCACTCTTCCTATAAAATTTGGTGAACGCATTGTTTTACGTATACTCGATAAATCTGGTGGTATGCCGGATCTTGATGACATCGGAATGCCCAAAATGCTCCTGAAAAACTTCAAGACCATTATCAATCAAAAACACGGTATCGTACTCGTCACAGGCCCAACTGGGTCAGGTAAAACCACGACGCTTGCATCTGCGCTCATGTCTATTAACAAACCTGATGTGAGTATCATAACTGTTGAAGACCCTGTCGAAATCCAACTTCCTGGCGTGAGCCAAGTAGAAGTCAACGAAAAAGCGGGACTTACTTTTGCAGCCGCTTTGCGCTCTATCCTCAGACAAAACCCGAATATTATTTTAATTGGTGAAATTCGTGACTCAGAAACTGCGCAAATAGCTGTACAAGCATCGATTACCGGTCACCTTGTGTTAAGCACATTACATACGAATGACACAGCAGCATCGGTGACGCGCCTTGTCGACTTTGGTATTGAGCCGTTCCAAATCACGACAGCTGTTGTCGGGATTCTCGCAGTGCGTTTGGTGCGTAAAGTCTGTCAAACTTGTCGTGTGCAAACCGTCCACACAGCAGAAGAACTTGGACTGTTGGGATTAAGTGCGAAGCAAACAGAAGGCAAGGTATTCTACAAAGCTAAAGAAAATGGTTGTCAAGCATGTAAATCTTCAGGTTATTCTGGGCGTATAGGGATTTACGAATTGCTTGTATTCGATGAACACATTCGTAACTTTGTGCTCAAAAGCTCTGATGGTGCTAGTTTAAAAAGAATGTGTGTTCAGCGTGGGATGAAAACACTTAGAGACTCTGCGCAAGAAAGATTTCTCAAAGGGGAAACAACACTTGAAGAAGCTCTTTTTGCCACTCAAACCGAAAGTGATAACGAGGTATTATAG
- the gspD gene encoding type II secretion system secretin GspD, with product MNQKLKKRTENKCFLRIGYNRKFNFSLMTTVASLVFNSTVIAQTPPIPPLPPSPPKDLNKTSNQPVSPANVDPKNPQPNKTPNQPALPANGKVKDSQTIKAPNPAKIPSSQSGLQTQPQPPISSPHIQDKQKDGAAKSQDKNKKINPADEIPHGKELVSIDFPNGANLSDIIKTIGLWTGKNFVLAQGVAGSSRISIISPEPVTKEEAYQAFLSALNISGFTTVETGSVVKILPIANAKSSNIKTYYGENWSPSTDEIINQVIPLKYIDANSVINQLRPLLGITQYAAFTTTNSLILTDTGNRIRRILEVIKLLDSKTNQPLVSIVPINYMDAKDAVAKVNDIFGNRNGPSLSLQKVLTDERTNSIILVGPANGLDDIVRFVQRIDKPAVDQNSQTMVRVRPLDYADAEKLAQTLQALTQSTRPQNSPFRPAYFQPPPPPPGAPNAGPQPQAPAVADLNGVKVTADKATNALVIQGSKSAYDELDGIIAQLDKRRAQVYVEASIVDMAVGNDFNWKPSTLGGATLSDGRYLMPFGFNAAQAAPFVVQQTNTTVNAAALQGAGNNFMLGILSNKSINLGPFTLTPGALLFALKQDSNTNILQTPSMMVSDNETANFQSNQQYSTVTNTSNPNGQGTVQSVNKYDVTTSLKITPQISRTDFVSMKINLQLDDAGPAGENGYPNPISKRSAESTLIVQNSQTAVLGGITQDSHKITEAKVPLLGDIPILGWLFKTISKVKKKTSLTLFVTPHIVRNSDDLEKIYTEKIKDRDLFLKAFYGDKFKEEEFYSKLPSEEAGKAPIAPPKTEEQIESEKNQTFEPAPVTKRVVLPSEDPNPINAPSSNSGTGGGGFGFPSPPPPPPPPPFQ from the coding sequence ATGAATCAGAAATTGAAAAAAAGAACAGAAAATAAATGCTTTTTAAGGATAGGATACAATAGGAAATTTAATTTCAGCTTAATGACAACTGTTGCGAGTCTTGTTTTCAATAGTACCGTCATTGCACAAACTCCTCCTATTCCTCCTTTACCACCCTCTCCCCCAAAAGATCTTAATAAAACTTCTAATCAACCAGTAAGTCCTGCGAATGTTGATCCAAAAAATCCGCAGCCCAATAAAACACCCAATCAGCCTGCTTTGCCTGCTAACGGCAAAGTTAAGGATTCTCAAACAATTAAAGCTCCAAACCCAGCAAAAATTCCATCTTCCCAATCAGGTTTACAAACGCAACCACAGCCACCCATTTCATCGCCACATATTCAAGACAAACAAAAGGATGGCGCAGCAAAATCCCAGGATAAAAATAAAAAAATCAATCCCGCTGATGAAATCCCACATGGCAAAGAACTCGTTAGCATTGACTTTCCAAATGGGGCAAATTTAAGCGATATTATTAAAACCATAGGTCTGTGGACTGGTAAAAACTTTGTCCTTGCTCAAGGCGTGGCCGGTTCTTCAAGAATTTCTATTATATCACCTGAACCTGTGACAAAAGAAGAGGCTTATCAAGCATTTTTAAGTGCTCTTAATATTTCTGGTTTCACAACAGTGGAAACAGGATCTGTCGTAAAAATTCTCCCAATTGCCAATGCTAAATCTTCTAATATAAAAACTTATTATGGAGAAAACTGGTCACCTTCAACCGATGAAATTATCAATCAAGTTATTCCGCTCAAATATATAGACGCCAACAGTGTGATCAATCAACTGAGGCCTTTGCTTGGCATCACACAATACGCTGCTTTTACGACGACAAACTCGCTTATTCTGACAGACACAGGCAATCGAATTCGACGCATTCTTGAAGTGATCAAATTACTAGACTCAAAAACCAACCAACCTTTGGTTTCAATTGTACCTATTAATTACATGGATGCCAAAGACGCTGTCGCAAAAGTCAACGATATTTTTGGTAATCGTAACGGACCTTCCTTAAGCTTACAAAAGGTTCTTACCGACGAAAGAACGAATTCCATTATCCTCGTTGGCCCAGCAAACGGCTTGGACGATATCGTTCGCTTTGTTCAACGCATAGACAAACCTGCGGTGGATCAAAACTCACAAACAATGGTGCGTGTTCGACCTCTCGACTATGCCGACGCTGAAAAACTTGCTCAAACTTTACAAGCGTTGACCCAAAGTACACGTCCGCAAAATTCGCCCTTTCGTCCAGCATATTTCCAACCACCTCCTCCTCCACCGGGTGCTCCCAATGCAGGGCCGCAGCCACAAGCACCAGCAGTTGCCGATTTAAATGGCGTGAAAGTCACAGCCGACAAGGCAACAAATGCACTTGTTATTCAAGGCAGTAAATCCGCCTACGACGAACTCGATGGCATTATTGCCCAGCTCGATAAACGCAGAGCACAGGTTTATGTCGAAGCAAGTATAGTTGATATGGCTGTCGGAAATGACTTTAACTGGAAGCCTTCGACCTTAGGTGGCGCAACACTTAGTGATGGCAGATATTTAATGCCCTTTGGCTTTAATGCCGCTCAAGCAGCTCCTTTTGTCGTGCAACAGACCAATACAACAGTAAATGCAGCGGCCTTACAAGGAGCGGGAAATAATTTCATGCTCGGTATTTTAAGTAACAAATCGATAAATCTTGGGCCATTTACTTTAACCCCTGGCGCTCTTTTGTTTGCATTAAAGCAGGACTCCAATACCAATATTTTACAAACACCAAGTATGATGGTTTCAGACAACGAAACAGCAAACTTTCAGTCTAATCAGCAATACAGTACCGTAACAAATACCTCGAACCCAAATGGACAAGGTACTGTTCAGTCTGTAAATAAATATGACGTAACAACATCTTTAAAAATAACTCCCCAAATATCGCGCACTGACTTTGTCTCAATGAAGATCAATTTACAGCTCGATGATGCTGGCCCAGCGGGAGAAAATGGTTATCCAAACCCTATCAGCAAGCGCTCCGCTGAATCCACTCTTATCGTACAAAACTCACAAACTGCGGTTTTGGGAGGTATCACTCAAGACAGCCATAAAATTACAGAAGCAAAAGTTCCTTTGCTTGGAGATATTCCGATATTAGGCTGGCTCTTTAAAACAATTAGCAAAGTGAAGAAAAAAACCAGTCTTACATTATTTGTTACGCCACATATTGTTCGTAACTCCGATGATCTTGAAAAAATTTATACAGAAAAGATCAAGGACAGAGATTTATTCTTAAAAGCTTTTTATGGTGATAAATTTAAAGAAGAAGAGTTTTATTCAAAACTACCGAGCGAAGAGGCAGGAAAAGCACCTATAGCTCCACCAAAAACAGAAGAGCAAATTGAAAGTGAGAAAAATCAAACTTTCGAACCCGCACCTGTTACAAAAAGAGTTGTCTTACCCAGTGAAGATCCAAACCCTATCAATGCACCTTCTTCAAATTCTGGTACAGGCGGAGGCGGCTTTGGCTTTCCTTCACCTCCACCTCCACCACCACCTCCTCCATTCCAATAA
- a CDS encoding type II secretion system protein GspG, which produces MNLNKYLKIKKQLTAQAGFSILEIIIVVAIIGTLMGVIVSRISGGTDNAKSGITDTKAYTLQSKLIQYQLSFGKFPTTAQGLQALTTNPGTPIAVEQDLHDGWDNTFDYKLTNKGPLIISNGKDGQPGSNESLCYLNGKKLDCKTVEAGAAN; this is translated from the coding sequence ATGAATCTCAATAAATATTTAAAAATCAAAAAACAACTCACAGCTCAGGCAGGATTTTCCATTTTAGAAATAATTATCGTTGTTGCTATTATTGGTACCTTAATGGGTGTTATTGTCAGCCGAATTTCTGGTGGTACAGACAATGCAAAGTCAGGTATCACAGACACAAAAGCTTACACACTGCAATCTAAATTAATCCAATACCAACTCTCTTTCGGAAAATTTCCAACAACAGCACAAGGTTTACAAGCACTCACTACAAACCCTGGAACCCCTATCGCTGTAGAACAAGATCTACATGACGGATGGGATAATACTTTTGATTATAAATTAACAAATAAAGGCCCTCTTATTATTTCAAATGGTAAAGACGGTCAACCTGGAAGCAATGAATCGCTTTGTTACCTAAATGGTAAAAAACTTGATTGTAAAACAGTCGAAGCAGGAGCTGCAAACTGA